One genomic window of Polyangium aurulentum includes the following:
- a CDS encoding sugar ABC transporter substrate-binding protein, with protein sequence MKREAFAQRRGVFLVIAWLAAFVALGCGKGGEGGGGASGEPRRERAAIRIAVVTHGQASDTFWSVVKNGVDRAAKDMGVTVTYNAPQTFDMVAMSRLIDAEVAKKPDGLVVSVPDPRALAKSLEAARSAGIPIVTINSGGDAGKEMGALIHVGQAEYDAGKGGGERMAKAGAKSAICVNHEVGNASQDERCRGFGDAMEKAGGKSRVLAVNAADLTDAQGKIGAALTEDVDAVFTLGPLGSRAALGALKAAGKLGKVQLGTFDLSPDVLAAVRDGQMAFAIDQQQYLQGYLPVVMLTQYKLYGVMPAGGALPTGPAFVTKDNAAAVINWTKEGLR encoded by the coding sequence GCAAAGGGGGCGAGGGCGGCGGCGGCGCGAGCGGGGAACCCCGCCGCGAGCGCGCCGCGATCCGCATCGCGGTCGTGACCCATGGCCAGGCCTCGGACACCTTCTGGTCGGTCGTGAAGAACGGCGTCGACCGGGCCGCCAAAGACATGGGCGTCACGGTCACCTACAACGCCCCCCAGACCTTCGACATGGTGGCCATGAGCCGCCTCATCGACGCCGAGGTCGCCAAGAAGCCCGACGGCCTCGTCGTCAGCGTCCCCGACCCGCGCGCCCTCGCGAAATCGCTGGAGGCCGCGAGGAGCGCGGGCATCCCGATCGTCACCATCAACTCGGGCGGCGACGCGGGCAAGGAGATGGGCGCGCTCATCCACGTCGGCCAGGCCGAATACGACGCCGGCAAGGGCGGCGGCGAGCGCATGGCGAAGGCCGGCGCGAAGAGCGCGATCTGCGTGAACCACGAGGTCGGCAATGCCTCGCAGGACGAGCGCTGTCGCGGCTTCGGCGACGCGATGGAAAAGGCGGGCGGCAAGTCGCGCGTGCTCGCCGTCAATGCCGCCGACCTCACGGACGCGCAGGGCAAGATCGGCGCGGCCTTGACCGAGGACGTCGACGCGGTCTTCACGCTCGGCCCGCTCGGCTCGCGCGCGGCCCTGGGCGCGCTGAAGGCGGCCGGCAAGCTCGGCAAGGTCCAGCTCGGCACCTTCGATCTCTCCCCGGACGTGCTCGCCGCCGTGCGCGACGGCCAGATGGCGTTTGCCATCGACCAGCAGCAGTATTTGCAGGGGTATCTGCCGGTCGTGATGCTCACGCAATACAAGCTCTATGGCGTCATGCCGGCCGGCGGAGCGCTGCCCACCGGCCCCGCCTTCGTGACCAAGGACAACGCCGCGGCCGTGATCAACTGGACGAAGGAGGGCCTTCGCTGA